The following proteins are co-located in the Triticum aestivum cultivar Chinese Spring chromosome 1A, IWGSC CS RefSeq v2.1, whole genome shotgun sequence genome:
- the LOC123050134 gene encoding 60S ribosomal export protein NMD3 encodes MMPGSAPPAAGSGMFVPTQTAGTVLCCICGVSMQPNPANMCARCLRARVDITEGVPRNAAVVYCPDCFSYLQPPRSWLRAGPESPELLQILLRRLKHPLARLKVSLSGAEFVFSEPHSKRLRLKLRLRREVLNGIVLEQTHPVEFVVHDRLCDSCARAQANPDQWVAVVQLRQHVPHRRTFLYLEQLLIKHGQAALAIRVASAPGGLDFFFGSRSHAARLVDFLGTVAPIQTNTAKQLVSHDTKSFIYNYKYTFSVEICPICREDLIALSPKASRDLGGLGPLVLCTKVTNAIALLDPLTLRVHHLEEKKYRVYNFKAALTSKQLVQYMVLDIETESPEITIDGSRYQLAYAQVARMSDFGKNDTVFTVRTHLGHRLNPGDLALGYDLYGANMNDDDMDKALLRQNLPEVVLVKKSYEKRPRTRRWKLKRLPVEEDLGNKAKGEEERRENEYDMFVRDLESDPELRFGINLYKNEDYRSEMASTIGDDVPTVPIEELIEDLTLGDDEDEEEEEGADAGMVE; translated from the coding sequence ATGATGCCGGGGTCAGCCCCGCCGGCCGCCGGGAGCGGCATGTTCGTGCCGACGCAGACGGCGGGCACGGTGCTCTGCTGCATCTGCGGCGTCTCCATGCAGCCCAACCCGGCCAACATGTGCGCCCGCTGCCTCCGGGCGCGCGTCGACATCACCGAGGGCGTCCCACGCAACGCCGCCGTCGTCTACTGCCCCGACTGCTTCTCCTACCTCCAGCCGCCGCGCTCCTGGCTCCGCGCCGGCCCGGAGTCCCCCGAGCTCCTGCagatcctcctccgccgcctcaagCACCCGCTCGCCCGCCTCAAGGTCTCGCTCTCCGGCGCCGAGTTCGTCTTCTCCGAGCCCCACTCCAAGCGCCTCCGCCtcaagctccgcctccgccgcgaggTCCTCAACGGCATCGTCCTCGAGCAGACCCACCCCGTCGAGTTCGTCGTCCACGACCGCCTCTGCGACTCCTGCGCCCGCGCCCAGGCCAACCCCGACCAGTGGGTCGCCGTCGTCCAGCTCCGCCAGCACGTCCCGCACCGCCGCACCTTCCTCTACCTCGAGCAGCTCCTCATCAAGCATGGCCAGGCCGCGCTCGCCATCCGCGTCGCCTCGGCTCCCGGCGGCCTCGACTTCTTCTTCGGCTCGCGCTCGCACGCTGCCCGCCTCGTCGACTTCCTTGGTACAGTCGCTCCCATCCAGACCAACACAGCCAAGCAGCTCGTCTCTCATGACACAAAGAGTTTTATCTATAACTACAAGTACACTTTCTCGGTCGAGATCTGTCCCATATGCCGTGAGGACCTGATTGCTCTCAGCCCCAAGGCGTCCCGTGATCTTGGTGGACTAGGCCCGCTCGTCCTCTGCACCAAGGTCACCAATGCCATTGCCCTGCTTGACCCCCTCACTCTGCGTGTGCACCATCTGGAGGAGAAGAAGTACCGGGTGTACAACTTCAAGGCCGCTCTGACTAGCAAGCAGCTCGTGCAGTACATGGTGCTTGATATTGAGACAGAGTCACCTGAGATCACCATTGATGGATCTCGGTATCAGCTGGCATATGCGCAGGTCGCGCGGATGTCTGATTTTGGGAAAAATGATACTGTGTTTACAGTCCGAACTCATCTTGGGCACCGTCTGAACCCTGGTGACCTTGCCCTTGGGTATGATCTCTATGGTGCCAATATGAATGATGATGATATGGACAAGGCTTTATTACGCCAGAATTTGCCTGAAGTGGTTCTGGTCAAGAAGAGTTACGAGAAGAGGCCACGCACACGCAGATGGAAGCTGAAGAGGCTGCCTGTTGAGGAAGACCTTGGGAACAAGGCCAAAGGCGAGGAAGAGAGGAGGGAaaatgagtatgatatgtttgtTCGTGATTTGGAGTCCGATCCAGAACTAAGGTTTGGGATAAATTTGTACAAGAACGAGGACTACAGGTCAGAAATGGCATCCACGATTGGTGACGATGTCCCTACTGTGCCAATTGAGGAGTTGATTGAGGACCTAACCCttggtgatgatgaggatgaagaggaggaagagggtgcAGATGCTGGTATGGTGGAATGA
- the LOC123050145 gene encoding protein DGS1, mitochondrial, with the protein MATSPPRSPNSGDRPETADLALAAPAQPTRIWNSLVARLPTLPNSLLLVAASDLLRRLLAVRRRRRRRRRPSLPLPIYDDAASSARVSGEMPKAFAILEDIVQHTLSDLHSIQKSLLYWKSKAEGTNSHKMYFMMFERGPRAFLEATCQTLTRLRSNGSPSEYLLGSASDIVSVKLAVLTNMQHRLAAFLAEVYSEVDKCREGLTESSDKSLHTLFVILNTVFPKLEVSLTNASEGQTLPFTHDENSSQLIFERLPEVDVESPQWSEALATDAISLIYENLQKLDSFVSSQLSSHKKPRNMTIYWLPYTCGAIGLSACSLWLLRHSSLMGSSDMDNWIQDAKESVAGFWDEHVERPIISIRDELFETFKRTDKRVMEREEVQLTEESLHRMLITFCEQTSKEKPAQDASLQELLEIVMKRYEKESMHPIQNLFSGELARAMLIQVQKLKLDLQEAMLELDQILKANEINFAILAALPAFGLLLLLLFLVRAWAMHDQGAEGRGRIARHQRWQLLIEVERRLKEFKKCMINEMDEEASCKFGLTLYTLDRLYKAVEVHAKETGEWSSLRDDMFNLAKPNVGVADKLDVLKGLKWNYACLRPSLS; encoded by the exons ATGGCGACCTCGCCGCCGCGGAGCCCTAACTCAGGCGATCGGCCCGAGACCGCTGACCTCGCTCTCGCAGCTCCGGCACAGCCCACTCGCATATGGAACTCCCTCGTCGCCCGTCTCCCTACGCTACCGAActccctcctcctcgtcgccgcctccgatctcctccgccgcctcttggcggtccgcagacgccgccgccgccgccgccgcccttctctCCCACTCCCCATCTACGATGACGCCGCAAGCTCCGCCCG GGTTTCTGGTGAGATGCCCAAAGCTTTTGCCATCTTAGAAGATATCGTGCAGCATACTTTATCTGATTTGCATAGCATTCAGAAGAGCTTACTTTATTGGAAGTCCAAAGCTGAG GGAACAAACTCACATAAAATGTACTTTATGATGTTTGAAAGAGGTCCAAGGGCCTTCCTTGAAGCAACATGTCAAACACTAACTAGACTCAGGAGCAATGGGAGTCCATCCGAGTACCTTTTAGGCTCTGCATCTGATATAGTCTCAGTAAAACTTGCTGTCCTGACGAATATGCAACATCGATTGGCTGCTTTTCTGGCTGAG GTTTACTCTGAAGTTGATAAATGCAGAGAAGGATTAACTGAAAGTTCAGATAAATCACTACATACACTATTTGTTATTTTGAACACCGTCTTCCCCAAATTGGAGGTATCTCTTACAAATGCTAGTGAG GGGCAAACTCTACCATTCACTCATGACGAAAACTCATCTCAACTTATCTTCGAAAGATTGCCAGAGGTTGATGTTGAGAGTCCACAATGGAGTGAGGCCTTAGCAACAGATGCTATTAGTCTGATCTATGAAAACCTCCAGAAGCTAGATAGTTTTGTTTCCTCTCAG CTTTCAAGTCATAAAAAGCCAAGAAATATGACCATATACTGGTTACCCTACACGTGTGGAGCAATTGGCCTCTCTGCATGTTCCCTATGGCTTTTGCGCCATAGTAGCTTGATGGGAAGTTCTGACATGGACAACTGGATTCAAGATGCTAAGGAGTCAGTTGCTGGATTCTGGGATGAACATGTTGAGAGACCA ATCATTTCCATTAGAGATGAGCTATTCGAGACATTCAAGCGAACAGATAAACGTGTAATGGAAAGGGAAGAGGTCCAACTAACCGAAGAATCATTGCACAG GATGTTAATTACCTTTTGTGAGcaaacttcaaaggaaaaaccagCACAAGATGCATCATTGCAGGAGTTGCTGGAGATTGTCATGAAAAG ATATGAGAAGGAATCGATGCATCCAATTCAGAATCTGTTCAGTGGAGAATTAGCACGAGCCATGCTTATTCAG GTTCAGAAGCTAAAACTGGATCTTCAGGA GGCAATGCTGGAACTGGATCAGATTCTCAAGGCAAATGAGATAAACTTTGCTATTCTTGCAGCTCTGCCTGCATTTGGTCTTCTGCTTCTCCTGCTGTTTTTAGTGCGAGCATGGGCTATGCAT GACCAAGGTGCAGAGGGAAGAGGAAGGATTGCACGTCATCAGCGGTGGCAGCTACTCATAGAAGTAGAGCGAAGACTTAAAGAGTTCAAGAAATGCATGATTAATGAGATG GACGAGGAGGCGAGCTGTAAATTCGGATTGACTCTCTACACCCTTGATAGATTATACAAAGCTGTTGAGGTGCATGCGAAGGAAACAGGCGAGTGGTCAAG CTTGAGAGATGACATGTTTAATCTGGCAAAGCCTAATGTCGGAGTGGCGGACAAGCTGGATGTTCTTAAAGGGCTCAAGTGGAACTACGCCTGCTTACGTCCATCGCTGTCATGA